Proteins from one Gaiella occulta genomic window:
- the dinB gene encoding DNA polymerase IV, which translates to MPILAHVDLDAFFAAVEELEDPSLRARPLVVGGDPQGRGVVATANYVARRFGIRSAMSSAEALRRCPEVVFLRPRHAVYRQYSEAVWTAIREVVPRVEQVGIDEGYLDLGTVVSEFTAARKVAQAVQTSVRAATSLSCSLGVSTSKVVCKVASDRRKPGGITVVPPGREARFLAPFPVRTLPGVGPRAEERLAAAGVKTIGDLAALTDVELRAVLPGAVGMLLRDRALGVDPRDLELEAERISLSVEETFERDIAERSLLHAELRRLAEELAARMRRSGVSGRTVTAKLRYADFSIRSRSTTLPAPIDEADRIAELACGLLDRGLRDRPGALRLVGVGVSGLSEHRQLAFEP; encoded by the coding sequence ATGCCGATTCTCGCGCACGTCGACCTCGATGCCTTCTTCGCCGCGGTCGAGGAGCTTGAGGACCCGTCGCTGCGCGCGCGGCCGCTCGTGGTGGGCGGCGACCCGCAGGGTCGCGGCGTGGTGGCGACGGCGAACTACGTCGCGCGCCGCTTCGGGATCCGGTCGGCGATGAGCTCTGCCGAGGCGCTCCGGCGCTGCCCCGAGGTCGTGTTCCTGCGCCCGCGCCATGCCGTCTACCGGCAGTACTCGGAGGCCGTGTGGACGGCGATCCGCGAGGTGGTGCCGCGGGTCGAGCAGGTCGGGATCGACGAGGGGTACCTCGATCTCGGCACCGTCGTGTCCGAGTTCACGGCCGCGCGGAAGGTCGCCCAGGCGGTGCAGACGTCGGTGCGGGCTGCCACCTCGCTCTCGTGCTCGCTCGGCGTCTCGACCTCGAAGGTCGTGTGCAAGGTCGCGTCCGACCGGCGCAAGCCCGGCGGCATCACGGTCGTGCCGCCCGGGAGGGAAGCGCGCTTCCTCGCCCCGTTCCCGGTGCGCACGCTGCCGGGCGTCGGCCCGCGCGCGGAGGAGCGGCTCGCCGCCGCGGGAGTGAAGACGATCGGGGATCTCGCCGCTCTGACCGACGTGGAGCTGCGCGCCGTGCTGCCCGGAGCGGTGGGCATGCTCCTGCGCGACCGCGCGCTCGGCGTCGACCCGCGCGACCTCGAGCTCGAGGCCGAGCGCATCTCCCTCTCGGTCGAGGAGACGTTCGAGCGCGACATCGCCGAACGGTCGCTGCTGCACGCCGAGCTGCGGCGCCTGGCCGAGGAGCTGGCGGCGCGGATGCGGCGCTCGGGCGTGTCGGGACGGACGGTGACGGCGAAGTTGCGCTACGCGGACTTCTCGATCCGCTCGCGCTCGACGACGCTACCGGCGCCGATCGACGAGGCCGACCGGATCGCCGAGCTCGCCTGCGGCCTCCTCGACCGCGGCCTGCGCGACCGGCCGGGAGCGCTACGGCTCGTGGGAGTGGGCGTGTCCGGCCTCTCCGAGCACCGCCAGCTCGCGTTCGAGCCCTAG